From a region of the Candida albicans SC5314 chromosome 1, complete sequence genome:
- the GAR1 gene encoding H/ACA snoRNP pseudouridylase subunit (Putative H/ACA snoRNP pseudouridylase complex protein; mutation confers hypersensitivity to tubercidin (7-deazaadenosine); macrophage/pseudohyphal-induced; Spider biofilm repressed) has product MNRGRGGFRGGRGGRSGPVQYGPPDTVLEMGSFMQACEGDIVCRSINVKIPYFNAPIYLENKTQVGKVDEILGPLNEVFFTIKPSEGVKAESFKEGDKFYIGPDKLLPLERFLPKPPSVGPKPKRKTGGKSAGGSSRGGFSSRGGGRGGFSSRGGGRGGFSSRGGGRGGARGNSRGGFRGGRGGRF; this is encoded by the coding sequence ATGAATAGAGGCAGAGGTGGATTCAGAGGTGGACGCGGAGGTAGATCCGGTCCCGTTCAATACGGTCCCCCAGATACAGTGTTAGAGATGGGTTCATTCATGCAAGCTTGCGAAGGTGACATTGTTTGTCGTTCTATAAATGTTAAAATTCCATACTTCAATGCCCCAATATATTTGGAAAACAAGACACAAGTAGGGAAAGTGGACGAAATCTTGGGTCCATTAAACGAAGTGTTTTTTACAATTAAGCCATCAGAAGGTGTTAAAGCAGAATCTTTCAAAGAAGGAGACAAGTTCTATATTGGTcctgataaattattaccattagAAAGATTTTTGCCAAAACCACCAAGCGTGGGTCCAAAACCTAAGAGAAAAACTGGTGGAAAGTCTGCTGGTGGAAGCAGCCGTGGTGGGTTTTCCTCTAGAGGTGGTGGCCGTGGTGGATTCTCATCAAGAGGCGGTGGTCGTGGCGGTTTCTCATCAAGAGGTGGTGGTCGTGGAGGTGCCCGTGGAAACAGTAGAGGTGGATTTAGAGGAGGAAGAGGAGGAAGATTTTAG
- a CDS encoding uncharacterized protein (Has domain(s) with predicted GTP binding activity), which yields MNRSNLHLHFFVQKRWNSIDYLLKSIPQSPRTTNIYQSSKSSKSKKSKNLPSERQLKSYRNSIVSPLRLNEIYSPSWRTSYKENDLVKSCQFFGNARVELDWTLADYDEIPDVKYAKLAKEREEKLSSIDPYSRNETTESMLNSRKTFGIRPELLRALPEVLFMGHTNVGKSSLINGLLVKNKSITGPTQLAYVSARAGFTKTINCFNFSKKLRIIDSPGYGEYGDLKQGKVVVDYISRRHQLKKVYVLIDSVEGFREEDSYIFNLLIDEGVPFDIIFTKVDNVVSKYIPKNAFEANNCYDLIQTCNDRVVEHYGKLITSSGLQDIAMTPTFLFSNANTNKFLPKPAGMNEIQSNILDSCNLL from the coding sequence atgaacAGGTCAAATTTACATctacatttttttgtacAGAAAAGGTGGAACTCTATAGACTATTTACTAAAGTCTATACCACAGTCTCCGCGAACTACAAATATCTACCAATCATCTAAAAGCtcaaaatctaaaaaatctaaaaatcTACCATCAGAAAGACAACTCAAGTCTTATAGAAACAGTATTGTGTCGCCTTTACgattaaatgaaatatattcTCCTAGCTGGCGTACATCGTACAAGGAAAATGATTTAGTGAAATCCTGTCAATTTTTCGGAAATGCAAGAGTTGAATTAGACTGGACATTGGCAGACTACGACGAAATACCCGACGTTAAATATGCAAAATTagcaaaagaaagagaagagAAATTAAGTAGCATTGATCCATATTCCAGAAACGAAACCACTGAATCCATGTTAAACTCTAGAAAAACTTTTGGTATCAGACCAGAACTATTGCGTGCCCTCCCAGAAGTGCTATTTATGGGCCATACAAATGTTGGAAAATCTTCTTTAATCAACGGCCTCCTAGTAAAAAACAAGTCTATTACGGGACCCACACAACTAGCATATGTCTCTGCACGTGCTGGTTTCACTAAAACcatcaattgtttcaatttctccAAGAAGCTCAGGATAATTGACAGCCCAGGTTATGGAGAATACGGAGATTTGAAACAGGGAAAAGTTGTTGTGGATTACATATCAAGGCGTCATCAGTTAAAAAAAGTGTACGTGTTAATTGATTCTGTTGAAGGATTTCGTGAAGAGGACTCGTAtatcttcaatttgttaataGATGAAGGAGTGCCCTTTGATATTATATTTACTAAAGTGGATAATGTGGTCCTGAAATATATTCCTAAAAATGCATTTGAGGCGAACAATTGCtatgatttgattcaaaCCTGTAATGATCGAGTAGTGGAACACTATGGAAAGCTCATCACTAGTTCTGGTCTACAGGATATTGCCATGACTCCAACATTTTTGTTTAGTAATGCCAACaccaataaatttttacCTAAGCCTGCAGGAATGAATGAAATCCAAAGCAATATCCTTGATAGTTGCAATTTGCTTTGA
- a CDS encoding uncharacterized protein (Ortholog(s) have Golgi apparatus localization), with the protein MVSIRYPVLILFVLSLIGACYLGFASIHLPYDKLIHFSTFCLLTLEFFFVFDTQYKSLKVLRNITLIICTFGGSVGSEIIQNLVNPKRVFDVYDIVANILGSLLGLGISVGYVTWSKNRARHKRSSYRQLNTHIIEASEDDGEESTDQNSLDIRERADTQSFTNEDYVNIQLEDVKH; encoded by the exons ATGGTATCCATTAGATATCCCGTGTTAATTT TATTTGTCCTCTCACTTATCGGTGCCTGTTACTTGGGCTTTGCACTGATCCATTTACCTTACGATAAGCTAATTCACTTTTCAACATTTTGCCTTTTAACCTTGGAGTTTTTCTTTGTGTTTGATACACAGTACAAGTCTTTAAAAGTGTTGAGAAACATCACATTAATTATCTGTACATTTGGCGGAAGTGTGGGTCTGGAAATAATACAGAACCTAGTCAACCCAAAAAGAGTATTTGACGTTTATGATATAGTGGCCAATATCCTAGGGAGTCTTTTAGGATTGGGGATTAGTGTTGGTTATGTCACTTGGAGTAAAAACAGGGCCAGACATAAAAGGAGTAGTTACAGACAATTAAACACACATATCATTGAAGCATCAGAAGATGACGGCGAGGAAAGCACAGACCAGAACTCCCTAGATATTCGAGAGAGAGCTGATACTCAATCATTTACAAATGAAGATTACGTTAACATTCAATTAGAAGATGTAAAACACTAG